A window from Streptomyces sp. NBC_00299 encodes these proteins:
- a CDS encoding ABC transporter ATP-binding protein, with product MATALAKAADTVTSVEHAARIEHVSKSFAGPAGQQLVLDDITLDVAPGEFVTLLGASGCGKSTLLNLVAGLDKPSAGGITTDGRPALMFQEHALFPWLTAGKNIELALKLRGVAKAERRERAEELLELVRLKGAYGKRVHELSGGMRQRVALARALAQDSNLLLMDEPFAALDAITRDVLHDELTRIWRETGVSVLFVTHNVREAVRLAQRVVLLSSRPGRVAREWTVDIPHPRRIEDTAVAELSVEITEELRGEIRRHGQH from the coding sequence ATGGCAACCGCCCTCGCCAAGGCCGCCGACACGGTGACGTCCGTGGAGCACGCCGCGCGTATCGAGCATGTCTCGAAGTCCTTCGCCGGCCCCGCCGGGCAGCAGCTCGTCCTCGACGACATCACCCTCGATGTCGCCCCCGGCGAGTTCGTCACCCTCCTCGGCGCCTCCGGCTGCGGCAAGTCGACACTGCTCAACCTCGTCGCCGGACTCGACAAGCCCAGCGCCGGCGGCATCACCACCGACGGCCGTCCGGCACTGATGTTCCAGGAACACGCCCTGTTCCCGTGGCTGACCGCCGGCAAGAACATCGAGCTCGCCCTCAAGCTCAGGGGGGTCGCCAAGGCGGAGCGCCGCGAGCGCGCCGAGGAACTGCTCGAACTCGTCCGCCTCAAGGGCGCGTACGGCAAGCGGGTGCACGAGCTGTCCGGCGGCATGCGCCAGCGCGTCGCCCTGGCCCGCGCGCTCGCCCAGGACAGCAACCTGCTGCTGATGGACGAGCCGTTCGCCGCACTCGACGCCATCACCCGTGACGTCCTGCACGACGAACTCACCCGCATCTGGCGCGAGACGGGCGTGTCCGTCCTGTTCGTCACACACAACGTGCGCGAGGCGGTCCGCCTGGCCCAGCGCGTGGTGCTGCTGTCCTCACGCCCCGGCCGGGTCGCCCGGGAGTGGACGGTGGACATCCCGCACCCGCGCCGCATCGAGGACACCGCGGTCGCCGAGCTGTCCGTCGAGATCACCGAAGAACTGCGTGGGGAGATCCGCCGTCATGGCCAGCACTGA
- a CDS encoding ABC transporter permease, with the protein MASTETTVKDGNDLAGLEAGLDALETVHTGRTPFRKTLTQKILPPIAAIALVLVVWQLLISTGVADDPTKLPSPSDVWGELREAWLEGTLHEYIWTSVSRGLLGFLLALAIGTPLGLLVARVRFVRAAIGPILSGLQSLPSVAWVPPAVIWLGLNDKMMFAVILLGAVPSIANGLVSGVDQVPPLFLRAGRTMGATGLKGTWHIVMPAALPGYLAGLKQGWAFSWRSLMAAEIIASSPDLGVGLGQLLENGRNTSSMSTVFFAILLILIVGIAIDLLIFSPLERSVLRSRGLLPRS; encoded by the coding sequence ATGGCCAGCACTGAGACGACCGTCAAGGACGGCAACGATCTCGCCGGACTCGAAGCCGGCCTGGACGCCCTGGAAACCGTCCACACCGGCCGCACACCCTTCCGGAAGACCCTGACGCAGAAGATCCTGCCGCCCATCGCCGCCATCGCCCTGGTGCTGGTGGTCTGGCAACTGCTGATCTCCACCGGCGTCGCGGACGACCCGACCAAGCTGCCCTCACCGTCCGACGTGTGGGGCGAGCTGCGTGAGGCGTGGCTTGAGGGCACCCTCCACGAGTACATCTGGACGTCCGTCTCACGCGGCCTGCTCGGCTTCCTGCTCGCCCTCGCGATCGGCACCCCGCTGGGGCTGCTGGTGGCGCGGGTGCGGTTCGTGCGGGCGGCGATCGGGCCGATCCTGTCCGGTCTGCAGTCCCTGCCCTCGGTCGCGTGGGTGCCGCCGGCGGTGATCTGGCTGGGCCTGAACGACAAGATGATGTTCGCGGTGATCCTGCTCGGCGCGGTCCCCTCCATCGCCAACGGCCTCGTCTCCGGCGTCGACCAGGTGCCGCCGCTGTTCCTGCGAGCGGGCCGCACGATGGGCGCGACCGGGCTCAAGGGCACCTGGCACATCGTGATGCCGGCCGCGCTGCCCGGCTACCTGGCCGGACTGAAGCAGGGCTGGGCCTTCTCCTGGCGCTCACTCATGGCCGCCGAGATCATCGCCTCCTCCCCCGACCTCGGAGTGGGCCTGGGCCAGCTGCTGGAGAACGGCCGCAACACCAGCTCCATGTCCACGGTCTTCTTCGCCATCCTCCTCATCCTCATCGTCGGCATCGCCATCGACCTCCTCATCTTCAGCCCACTGGAGCGGTCGGTCCTGCGCAGCCGCGGTCTGCTGCCAAGGAGCTGA
- a CDS encoding sirohydrochlorin chelatase, which yields MFTKPVLLVIAHGSRDPRHAATVHALVRRVRSLRPDVRVETGFLDFNIPSVQGVLESLAAEGVRDVVALPLLLTRAFHAKADIPAVLRDAPPQLRIRQAEVLGPSPLLMAALERRLYEAGLTPADKSSTGVVLASAGSTDPEAIAVIAEIAREWRHTGWCAVRPAFASASLPRTEDAVRELRKLGCERVAVAPYVLAPGFLPDRIARGAADADVLADVLGAAPEVARVLLERYDAARVPVLTAVGA from the coding sequence GTGTTCACGAAGCCGGTTCTTCTCGTCATCGCCCACGGCAGCCGCGACCCGCGGCATGCCGCGACGGTGCATGCCCTGGTACGGCGGGTGCGCTCGCTGCGCCCGGACGTACGGGTGGAGACCGGCTTCCTGGACTTCAACATCCCGTCCGTGCAGGGGGTGCTGGAGTCGCTGGCGGCGGAGGGCGTCCGGGATGTCGTGGCCCTGCCCCTGCTGCTGACGCGCGCGTTCCACGCGAAGGCCGACATCCCCGCGGTGCTGCGGGACGCGCCGCCCCAGCTGCGCATCCGCCAGGCGGAGGTGCTGGGGCCTTCGCCACTGCTCATGGCGGCGCTGGAACGGCGTCTGTACGAGGCGGGTCTGACGCCCGCCGACAAGTCCTCGACCGGGGTCGTGCTGGCCTCGGCGGGGTCCACCGACCCGGAGGCGATCGCAGTGATCGCAGAAATCGCGCGGGAGTGGCGGCACACCGGTTGGTGCGCCGTGCGGCCTGCGTTCGCCTCCGCATCTCTTCCCCGCACCGAGGACGCGGTACGCGAGCTGCGGAAACTCGGCTGCGAGCGGGTGGCCGTGGCGCCGTACGTCCTGGCCCCCGGCTTCCTCCCCGACCGCATCGCGCGGGGCGCGGCCGACGCGGACGTCCTGGCGGACGTGCTCGGCGCGGCGCCCGAGGTGGCGCGGGTGCTGCTGGAGCGGTACGACGCGGCGCGGGTGCCGGTGCTCACGGCCGTGGGCGCCTGA
- a CDS encoding ketopantoate reductase family protein has protein sequence MRYVIIGAGAVGGVMGGRLAGAGHEVVLVARGAHFEALREGGLRLRVPEGELTHRLPVVDGPSGLGELRPDDVLVLAVKTQDSAAALQTWGPVPVAGGKTAAERLPLICAQNGVESQRLALRVFRRVYGVCVWLPSTYVEPGVVSAAGSPLTGILHLGRHPNGTDETARRIAADLEKSHFEAPVVADVARWQYAKLLSNLGNALEAVTGPVDSEEAAALFLRVRAEGAAVLDGAGIPYASAEEQRAVRGDKVTLVPLDGAPRGGGSSWQSLTRGTGTIEADYLNGEIALLGRLHGVPTPLNDLLQRLANTFARERRAPGAMPVGELARLAEEAAVQVSGEDEAGLFG, from the coding sequence GTGCGCTACGTCATCATCGGGGCAGGAGCCGTCGGCGGCGTCATGGGCGGACGGCTCGCGGGCGCGGGCCACGAGGTCGTGCTGGTCGCCCGGGGCGCCCACTTCGAGGCCCTACGGGAAGGTGGCCTGCGCCTCAGGGTGCCCGAGGGCGAGCTGACCCATCGGCTGCCGGTCGTCGACGGACCGTCCGGGCTCGGGGAACTCCGCCCCGACGACGTCCTCGTCCTCGCCGTGAAGACGCAGGACAGCGCGGCCGCGCTGCAGACGTGGGGACCCGTACCGGTCGCGGGCGGCAAGACGGCCGCCGAGCGGCTGCCCCTGATCTGCGCGCAGAACGGCGTCGAGAGCCAGCGCCTCGCCCTGCGGGTGTTCCGGCGGGTGTACGGCGTCTGCGTCTGGCTGCCCTCGACATACGTCGAACCCGGCGTCGTCTCAGCGGCCGGCAGCCCCCTCACCGGCATCCTCCACCTCGGCCGCCACCCGAACGGCACCGACGAGACCGCCCGCCGCATCGCCGCCGATCTGGAGAAGTCGCACTTCGAGGCACCGGTCGTCGCGGACGTGGCCCGCTGGCAGTACGCCAAGCTGCTGTCCAACCTCGGCAACGCCCTGGAGGCGGTCACCGGCCCCGTCGACAGCGAGGAGGCCGCGGCGCTGTTCCTGCGGGTGCGGGCCGAGGGCGCGGCCGTGCTCGACGGCGCGGGGATCCCGTACGCGAGCGCCGAGGAGCAGCGCGCCGTACGGGGCGACAAGGTCACCCTCGTCCCCCTCGACGGCGCCCCGCGCGGCGGCGGCTCGTCCTGGCAGTCCCTGACCCGGGGTACCGGCACCATCGAGGCCGACTACCTCAACGGCGAGATCGCCCTGCTGGGCCGCCTGCACGGCGTACCGACCCCGCTGAACGACCTCCTCCAACGCCTTGCCAACACCTTCGCGCGCGAGCGACGGGCGCCGGGGGCGATGCCGGTGGGGGAGCTGGCGCGGCTTGCCGAGGAGGCGGCGGTGCAGGTATCGGGCGAGGACGAGGCCGGACTCTTCGGCTGA
- a CDS encoding nuclear transport factor 2 family protein, whose product MTDVRTTAVEAAIERELRLLQPEVRSSPELLAELLHPQFREYGASGRDWDRTSIIEALIAGEDPGPRPAVVSKMDGVQLAPDLVHLTFDTEKNGRRAHRSSLWRRTDNGWQMYFHQGTPFSPEGA is encoded by the coding sequence GTGACTGACGTCCGGACCACCGCTGTGGAAGCCGCCATCGAGCGCGAACTGCGCCTTCTCCAGCCGGAGGTACGGTCCTCCCCCGAACTGCTCGCCGAGCTGCTGCACCCCCAGTTCCGGGAGTACGGCGCGTCGGGGCGGGACTGGGACCGGACGTCGATCATCGAGGCCCTGATCGCGGGGGAGGACCCCGGACCCCGACCTGCCGTCGTCTCCAAGATGGACGGCGTCCAGCTGGCCCCCGACCTCGTCCACCTCACCTTCGACACGGAGAAGAACGGCCGCCGGGCTCACCGCAGTTCACTGTGGCGCCGAACCGACAACGGCTGGCAGATGTACTTCCACCAAGGGACGCCGTTCAGCCCCGAGGGGGCGTAA
- a CDS encoding DUF1697 domain-containing protein encodes MTTYAALLRGINVGGSRKVPMADLRTLMTGLGYDGVRTYLQSGQAVFATDHGDEESLAAELASAIEKHFGFPVDVIVRDHAYLRAIADDCPFPAAELEGKQLHVTYCSAPVDAERFAEIDRAAYLPEEFRIGDRAVYLYAPNGLGRSKLAEILSRPRLSKGLIATSRNWNTVVKLVEMTSD; translated from the coding sequence ATGACGACGTATGCGGCGCTGCTGCGCGGAATCAACGTGGGCGGCAGCAGAAAAGTCCCGATGGCCGACCTGCGCACCCTGATGACCGGCCTCGGTTACGACGGCGTACGGACCTACCTCCAGAGCGGTCAGGCGGTCTTCGCCACCGACCACGGCGACGAGGAGTCCCTGGCCGCGGAACTCGCGTCGGCGATCGAGAAGCACTTCGGCTTCCCCGTGGACGTGATCGTGCGCGACCACGCCTACCTCCGGGCGATCGCCGACGACTGCCCTTTCCCCGCAGCCGAGTTGGAAGGCAAGCAGCTCCACGTCACCTACTGCTCCGCCCCGGTCGACGCCGAGCGATTCGCGGAGATCGACCGGGCCGCCTACCTCCCGGAGGAGTTCCGCATCGGCGACCGCGCGGTGTACCTGTACGCCCCGAACGGCCTGGGCCGCTCCAAGCTCGCCGAAATTCTGTCGCGGCCGCGGCTCAGCAAGGGTTTGATCGCTACCAGCCGCAACTGGAACACGGTCGTAAAACTTGTGGAGATGACCAGTGACTGA
- a CDS encoding MMPL family transporter, which yields MGNGDTRVRGLAARAGGWSARHRWAAVGIWVLFVVLAMGLGSAAGRVDVKDSDQLKGETHTAAKIIEDAGIEEPASETVLIQAKDGSLQATDSEFRTAVTAVVKAVEGTGEVTDVTSPYDTQTISKDGRSALVQFDIRGDSDTAGERVEPVLKAVEDVQKDHESLRIEEIGGASMMKTFDDAFGDDFQKAEYSAVPVALGILLIAFGALVAALLPVLLAVTAIMATMGLMGIVSHVMPMSDTANSVMLLVGLAVGVDYCLFYLRREREEREAGRDAQTALRVAAATSGRAIIVSGVTVCVAMAGMLFTGLAEFEAMGLASLMVVAVAMVGSVTVLPALLSLLGERVEKGKIPFLHPQSKLRRNRGQGNRESRFWTAVLKGVLARPVISVVVAAGALLAIAAPAVGMKTQNLTLDQEFGDSLPIVQTYNRVNEAFPGGSEPAEVVVKADDINAPEVKSALADFRERAISSGASRGPVEIKLHDDQNVAFVYVPLVGGSDLDKAGASLDKLRDDVRPATLGKVDGVEAPITGQVAGSKDFNDQLAGAVIPVFAFVVVFAFGLMLLSFRSLTIAITSIVLNLLSVGAAYGILVAVFQHGWGASLVGAEGVGAIITWLPLFLFVILFGLSMDYHVFVVSRIREARLRGRTTKDAIQHGVVTTAGVVTSAAVIMVAVFAIFGTLSMQSMKQMGVGLAAAVLIDATIIRGVLLPAVMALLGERNWYFPKWLNRLPDLTHDEAPEAVTRSAARDDEGERVPV from the coding sequence ATGGGGAACGGAGACACACGTGTGCGGGGCCTCGCCGCCCGCGCCGGCGGCTGGAGCGCCCGCCATCGATGGGCTGCCGTCGGCATCTGGGTGCTGTTCGTCGTGCTGGCGATGGGCCTCGGTTCGGCGGCCGGCCGGGTCGACGTCAAGGACAGCGACCAGCTGAAGGGCGAGACGCACACCGCCGCAAAGATCATCGAGGACGCCGGGATCGAGGAGCCGGCCAGTGAGACCGTCCTGATCCAGGCGAAGGACGGGTCGCTCCAGGCGACCGACAGCGAGTTCCGGACCGCCGTCACCGCGGTCGTCAAGGCGGTCGAGGGCACCGGCGAGGTCACGGACGTGACCTCACCGTACGACACGCAGACGATCTCGAAGGACGGGCGCAGCGCGCTGGTGCAGTTCGACATCCGCGGCGACTCGGACACCGCGGGTGAGCGTGTGGAGCCGGTGCTGAAGGCGGTCGAGGACGTCCAGAAGGACCATGAGTCGCTGCGGATCGAGGAGATCGGCGGCGCCAGCATGATGAAGACGTTCGACGACGCGTTCGGGGACGACTTCCAGAAGGCCGAGTACTCCGCGGTGCCGGTGGCCCTCGGCATTCTGCTCATCGCCTTCGGCGCGCTGGTGGCGGCCCTGCTGCCGGTGCTGCTGGCGGTCACCGCGATCATGGCGACGATGGGCCTGATGGGCATCGTCAGCCATGTGATGCCGATGAGCGACACCGCGAACTCGGTGATGCTGCTGGTCGGTCTGGCCGTCGGCGTCGACTACTGCCTGTTCTATCTGCGCCGTGAGCGCGAGGAGCGCGAGGCCGGCCGGGACGCGCAGACGGCCCTGAGGGTCGCCGCCGCCACCAGCGGCCGTGCGATCATCGTCTCGGGCGTCACGGTGTGCGTGGCGATGGCGGGCATGCTGTTCACCGGCCTCGCCGAGTTCGAGGCGATGGGCCTGGCCTCGCTGATGGTCGTCGCGGTCGCCATGGTCGGTTCGGTGACGGTGCTTCCGGCGCTGCTGTCGCTGCTGGGTGAGCGGGTCGAGAAGGGCAAGATCCCCTTCCTGCACCCGCAGAGCAAGCTCCGCCGCAACCGTGGACAGGGCAACCGCGAGAGCCGGTTCTGGACGGCCGTACTCAAGGGCGTTCTTGCCCGGCCGGTGATCTCGGTCGTCGTCGCGGCCGGCGCGCTGCTCGCCATCGCGGCGCCGGCGGTCGGCATGAAGACGCAGAACCTCACGCTGGACCAGGAGTTCGGCGACTCGCTGCCGATCGTGCAGACGTACAACCGGGTCAACGAGGCCTTCCCGGGCGGTTCCGAGCCGGCCGAGGTGGTCGTCAAGGCGGACGACATCAACGCTCCCGAGGTGAAGTCCGCACTGGCCGACTTCCGTGAGCGGGCGATCAGTTCGGGTGCCTCGCGCGGCCCGGTGGAGATCAAGCTGCACGACGATCAGAACGTCGCCTTCGTGTACGTCCCGCTGGTCGGCGGCTCCGACCTCGACAAGGCGGGCGCGAGCCTGGACAAGCTGCGCGACGACGTGCGGCCTGCCACGCTCGGCAAGGTCGACGGCGTCGAGGCGCCGATCACCGGGCAGGTCGCCGGTTCGAAGGACTTCAACGACCAGTTGGCCGGAGCGGTCATCCCGGTCTTCGCGTTCGTCGTGGTCTTCGCCTTCGGGCTGATGCTGCTGTCCTTCCGCTCGCTGACGATCGCGATCACCTCGATCGTGCTGAACCTGCTGTCGGTGGGCGCGGCGTACGGCATCCTCGTCGCCGTCTTCCAGCACGGCTGGGGCGCGTCGCTGGTGGGTGCGGAGGGCGTCGGCGCCATCATCACCTGGCTGCCGCTGTTCCTCTTCGTGATCCTGTTCGGCCTGTCGATGGACTACCACGTGTTCGTGGTCTCGCGGATCCGCGAGGCGCGGCTGCGCGGCCGTACGACGAAGGACGCGATCCAGCACGGCGTGGTCACCACGGCCGGTGTCGTCACCAGCGCCGCGGTCATCATGGTCGCCGTGTTCGCGATCTTCGGCACGCTGTCGATGCAGTCCATGAAGCAGATGGGCGTCGGCCTCGCGGCGGCGGTCCTCATCGACGCGACGATCATCCGGGGCGTCCTGCTCCCGGCGGTCATGGCACTTCTCGGCGAGCGCAACTGGTACTTCCCGAAGTGGCTGAACCGCCTGCCGGACCTCACGCACGACGAAGCGCCGGAGGCCGTGACGCGAAGTGCGGCTCGGGACGACGAGGGCGAGCGGGTGCCTGTCTGA